The sequence TCGTAATCGAACTGCGCCGTTTGTCGCTTGGCTATCTGTTCCTCGCACACCCAAACGAACGGCAGCACGTCAAACTTTCCGTCGCTGTTGCGGCCGAACAGCACCAGCGACGACGTGTCATTGACGCTCGCCAGGTCGAGCCCGCCGAAGTATTCGCCGCCGTCGCTGCGCGGCTGGCCAGCGTTTAGCATCCAGGGGGCGTCGTTGCAAAACTTCGCGGCGCCATCGGCGTAAATCTGCCACTGGTTCAACAGGTACTGCCGAAAATCCTGCTCCTTGTGCGGCATTTCCTTGGCCAGCTCGAACTCTTCGCGCACGGCTTGCGCGCGGCAGAACTTGCCGTAGGCTGGCATCGTGGCCCGCCAGACTTTTTCGTCGGTCCAGTCGGCGTCTTCCGTCGCTTCGTACACCCACGCGAAATAGTTCTGATTCTCGACGACGCCAGCCAGCCACTTTTTTGCGTACTCATACTCCGCATAAAACGGAGTGTCTTTCCGCTTGCCGGCCGTGCCCACAAAGAACGTCAGGTAATCGTCGCGAGCCGTGCGGCCCGTCGTGATATTCTTAATCAGGTCGCCGTCGGTAATGTCCTGCGCTTCGTCGACGACGACCAGCGAGGGATTGAAGCCCGTCTTCGTCGTCGATTCAGTCGACAGCGCGGCGTAATAGCTGAACGCCTCTTGAACCGTAATGCGCTTCGTCGATGGAATGACTTCCGTCACCGCCGACAGCTCGTCGTCGGCCGCCAGCATCTGCCGGCACATATCGAACAGCAGGCCGGCTTGTGCGCGGTCGTTCGCGATCGACAGGCATTGCTGCCCCTTCAGGCCGCGGCCCAGCAGCCAGTACAGAACGACGCAGGCGACTAGGTAAGTCTTCGCCTGCTTGCGGGGCAGCATGAGGAAAACGCGATTGATGCGACGCCGGCCCGCGGCGTCGAGCGTGCCGAAGATCGTCGACAGAATGTCGCGCTGGAACGGCAGCGGCTTGAACGGCTGCCCGCTGGCGTCGCCGACCAGCGTCAGGTTGCTGACAAAATCGAGCGCGGCGCGTGCCTGCGCGTTTTTAGGAATGCTCCGCTTCGCCACACCTTATCTATGCGAGCAGGCAGGCGACAGCAATCGCGAGCCATGCCCAGGCCAGCAGGTCTAGCAGGTCGCTCATCAGGTTGCCTATCATCATGCTCGGCGAACCTTCAACTTGCCGTCCCATTTGCTGACTGGCTTCGCCTCGGGTGCCTTCATTCGCATGCGCGCCCGAGCCGCAGGGCTGAAACCGAACTCAATCAGTAGCTTCGCCATGAGCTGCGAACAATCTTGGACGATCGCGACGTAGGGAGACTTCGCGACCGTACCGCTGTCGTTACAGGTCGTCATTCCGCCGTCGGCAATCGACTTGCTAGCCTCGATGTACCTGGCAAATGTTTCACAGTACAGCCGCAAAACTTCTGCGTCGCTGCGCGTTAGAACGCGCATTTCAGACAGCAGCGGCACCAATTCGTCCCATTTGCTGCTAGCGACTTTGCCTAGGTCGGCCGGCTTGTCGGGCAGGCCAGCGGCGCCGCTCGGCTCGACTTCATAGCGTCGCGTTCGCGACGGGTCGCCATTCAGCCAGTGAACCGTCGACGGTTTAGGGGGGCGACCACGGGGCATGATTGTCTAACGTGCCCCAATTTCCCGAAAAAATACGCTCTCTGGTGGGTCGTCTAGGGGGCGCGCAAAGTCAAAGATTTCGACCCGCCCCTGCCACTTTGGCAGCTTTCGCCTTACTTTGCGCCGGCCGGCGCAGCGGTTTCAGCCGCGGCGACCTCGATCGCGGCAGTCTCAGCAACAGCGACGGCCGGCGCAACGCTCGGCGCGACCGCTTCGACTTCCTTTGCAATCAGCGCCATTAGCTCGGCGCGCTTGCTGGCGTCGGACAGCCACGGCTTCAGCAGCGCGACGACTTCAGCGGCGCCCATCTCGACGAACGGCGTCGCTTCGTGAAACATGGCCCGAGCGCGGGCGACGGCTTCAGTGATTAGGTACATGGTCGCGACTGCTCCGCAGGTATGAATCATTTTCTTGTCGTGCCTTTTATCTATGCGGCTAGCGAACCGGCTCGGCGTTATGGCAGGGCTGACAAACCCCTTCCAAGTTGTTCAGGTCGAACGCCAGGTCGGGTCGATCTTTCCGCGGCTGCTTGTGGTGAACGTGTTCGCTGGCCGCTCGGCCGCACCTGACGCAGATAGGGTCGCGAGCCAGAGCGATTAGCCGAACCCGGCGCCAACGGGCCGAAGCATAGAACCGCTTGTCTTCCGACCGCTCGGCCGTCGTCGCGACTCGGGCCGGCGCGATCGCTGGCCGATGCTGCTTGATTCGCTGGGCCGTCATCGCCTTGCCTTTCGTTCCAACGGGCTTGCCGTCACAGTGACAGCGCCGGCGTCGTCAGGCGTCGGGTCGTACCAGTCGACGACGAGCCGGCGAACTTGCTTGTCGTCCTGCCAGAACTGGCCTTTTGTCAGGCTGTCGAATAAAGCCTTTAGGATGTTGTCCAGGTCGCGATCGCGGTTGTCGGGCGGGCATACGCCTAACTCGACGCACAGCGGGCCAGAGAGTGTCTCAACGCGAAGCGCAGCCAGCTCGCGAACGACCTTTGCCCGATACTCGCGCCCCGCCTGGCTAATCAGCACCCGCCGGCCGACGTGTCGCCAGTAGTGATTGATTGATGGCGGATAGGGCAACTCTAGTGAGATGCGCTGATTGCGGTCAGTTGTGACAATGGGCAACGCTCCACCCTTCTTTCAGCGCTTTTTTCAGCGCCTTGTAAGAAACAACGAAACAGACGGAAAAAGAACCCGAAAACGACCAGAATCGAGATAGAGATGAGAGAGACAATGAATTAATGAAAT comes from Planctomycetota bacterium and encodes:
- a CDS encoding RusA family crossover junction endodeoxyribonuclease is translated as MSLELPYPPSINHYWRHVGRRVLISQAGREYRAKVVRELAALRVETLSGPLCVELGVCPPDNRDRDLDNILKALFDSLTKGQFWQDDKQVRRLVVDWYDPTPDDAGAVTVTASPLERKARR
- a CDS encoding phage terminase small subunit P27 family, giving the protein MPRGRPPKPSTVHWLNGDPSRTRRYEVEPSGAAGLPDKPADLGKVASSKWDELVPLLSEMRVLTRSDAEVLRLYCETFARYIEASKSIADGGMTTCNDSGTVAKSPYVAIVQDCSQLMAKLLIEFGFSPAARARMRMKAPEAKPVSKWDGKLKVRRA
- a CDS encoding terminase large subunit, with translation MAKRSIPKNAQARAALDFVSNLTLVGDASGQPFKPLPFQRDILSTIFGTLDAAGRRRINRVFLMLPRKQAKTYLVACVVLYWLLGRGLKGQQCLSIANDRAQAGLLFDMCRQMLAADDELSAVTEVIPSTKRITVQEAFSYYAALSTESTTKTGFNPSLVVVDEAQDITDGDLIKNITTGRTARDDYLTFFVGTAGKRKDTPFYAEYEYAKKWLAGVVENQNYFAWVYEATEDADWTDEKVWRATMPAYGKFCRAQAVREEFELAKEMPHKEQDFRQYLLNQWQIYADGAAKFCNDAPWMLNAGQPRSDGGEYFGGLDLASVNDTSSLVLFGRNSDGKFDVLPFVWVCEEQIAKRQTAQFDYDQWRRAGFLRVTPGGSQDQEVIARDIVELSNKYRIKKVAVDRWGTNWIAQALANSGLEVVGFGQGFQSMSPALKHLQKLILDGLLCHGGHPVLRWMVSNARVDSDAAGNIKLNKSKSDEKIDGVQSLAMAVGVQMDAATDVQFGVGRSVYEDGGLLVL
- a CDS encoding HNH endonuclease, producing the protein MTAQRIKQHRPAIAPARVATTAERSEDKRFYASARWRRVRLIALARDPICVRCGRAASEHVHHKQPRKDRPDLAFDLNNLEGVCQPCHNAEPVR